A genomic stretch from Achromobacter spanius includes:
- a CDS encoding MFS transporter, producing the protein MTSNALPSPRSRATPDTPTLGPLGLAVLLSGGFITIFDLFVVNVAIPSMQSTLAASFSQINFIIAAYEMAYGVLLIAGSRLGDRHGRRRLFMLGMAGFALASALCGLAPNANALIGARVLQGVAAAMLFPQVYALIRVSFDGQARRRAFGLMGMTLGLAAIAGQVLGGWIVHADLFGLAWRTIFLINVPLGLLAWRLARHIPESREPYGAAMDWHGAVCVATGLALLLLALIEGPARHWPLWSVACGAVAVLLLLSFVRMQRSVKARGGAPLVDMGLMTQPRFAVGCLLVMLVFSTASAMFLCYAMLVQTGFGLDALTAGLIFAPASVGFVAGSMAAPRLVARFGTPAITLAALLYGGATAALMVQVGVAGADLSPWSLVPALVWLGAAQGAVNTPLVNVALGLVEDHHAGMAAGVVSTLQQVGAALGVAAAGMLFGGALQTHADASAPERYAHAFSAAMQFNVAAIAAAVLLLWWLSRRGL; encoded by the coding sequence ATGACCTCGAACGCCCTGCCTTCCCCACGCTCCCGCGCCACCCCCGACACCCCCACTCTGGGCCCGCTGGGTCTTGCTGTCCTATTGTCGGGCGGCTTCATCACCATCTTCGATTTGTTCGTGGTGAACGTCGCCATCCCCAGCATGCAAAGCACGCTGGCGGCCAGCTTTTCACAAATCAACTTCATCATTGCCGCCTACGAAATGGCGTATGGCGTGTTGCTGATCGCGGGCAGCCGCCTGGGCGACCGCCACGGCCGGCGCCGCTTGTTCATGCTGGGCATGGCGGGCTTCGCGCTGGCCTCCGCGCTGTGCGGACTGGCGCCCAACGCCAACGCGCTGATCGGCGCACGGGTACTGCAAGGCGTGGCGGCGGCCATGCTGTTTCCGCAGGTCTATGCGTTGATACGTGTCAGTTTCGACGGCCAGGCGCGGCGGCGCGCGTTCGGTCTGATGGGCATGACGCTGGGGCTGGCCGCCATTGCGGGCCAGGTGCTGGGCGGCTGGATCGTGCATGCCGACCTGTTTGGCCTGGCGTGGCGCACCATCTTCCTGATCAACGTGCCGCTGGGTTTGTTGGCCTGGCGCTTGGCGCGCCACATTCCCGAATCCCGCGAGCCTTACGGCGCGGCCATGGATTGGCACGGCGCGGTGTGCGTGGCCACGGGCCTGGCCTTGCTGCTGCTGGCGCTGATTGAGGGGCCGGCGCGACACTGGCCCTTGTGGTCGGTAGCGTGTGGCGCCGTGGCCGTGCTGCTGTTGCTGTCGTTCGTGCGTATGCAACGTAGTGTCAAGGCGCGCGGCGGCGCCCCGCTGGTCGACATGGGCTTGATGACGCAGCCGCGCTTTGCGGTGGGGTGCCTGTTGGTAATGCTGGTGTTCTCGACCGCCAGCGCCATGTTTCTTTGCTACGCAATGCTGGTGCAAACCGGCTTTGGTCTGGACGCGTTGACGGCCGGGTTGATATTCGCGCCGGCAAGCGTCGGCTTTGTGGCCGGGTCCATGGCCGCGCCACGCCTGGTGGCCCGCTTCGGCACGCCCGCCATTACGCTGGCCGCCCTGCTGTACGGCGGCGCCACCGCGGCATTGATGGTGCAGGTGGGCGTGGCCGGCGCGGACTTGTCGCCGTGGTCGCTGGTGCCCGCCCTGGTGTGGCTGGGCGCGGCGCAGGGCGCGGTCAATACGCCACTGGTCAACGTCGCGCTGGGCCTGGTCGAGGACCATCACGCCGGCATGGCGGCTGGCGTGGTGTCAACCCTGCAACAGGTAGGCGCCGCGCTGGGCGTCGCGGCGGCGGGCATGCTGTTTGGCGGCGCCTTGCAAACCCATGCCGACGCCAGCGCGCCCGAACGCTACGCGCATGCCTTCAGCGCGGCGATGCAGTTCAACGTCGCGGCGATCGCGGCGGCAGTGCTGTTGTTATGGTGGTTGAGCCGCCGGGGTTTGTAG
- the proC gene encoding pyrroline-5-carboxylate reductase, whose protein sequence is MREKIVFIGGGNMASAIIDGLLGQGRELADFLVVEPYAPTRDALIARGLACRESVGADIGGAVLCVLATKPQGLQEACGQVREFLPADATVISIAAGVDLASLSQWLGGHARIVRAMPNTPAKVGLGMTGLYATPACAEADRNRVDALFAAVGERIWTDTEAMIDAVTAVTGSGPGYVFHFMAALEKGALELGFSADDARRLAVSTFRGAAGLAASEAVPLTELQERVTSKGGTTYAALSHMRDAGVADAITQAVRKAEARARELSAG, encoded by the coding sequence ATGCGCGAAAAAATCGTTTTCATCGGAGGCGGCAACATGGCCTCCGCCATCATTGACGGCTTACTCGGACAGGGCCGTGAACTAGCCGATTTCCTGGTGGTTGAGCCTTACGCGCCCACGCGCGACGCACTCATCGCGCGCGGCCTGGCCTGCCGGGAAAGCGTGGGGGCTGACATTGGCGGCGCGGTATTGTGCGTGCTGGCCACCAAGCCGCAAGGGCTGCAAGAAGCCTGCGGGCAGGTGCGTGAATTCCTGCCGGCTGACGCCACCGTGATCAGCATCGCGGCGGGAGTGGATCTGGCGTCGTTGTCGCAATGGCTGGGCGGACACGCGCGCATCGTACGCGCCATGCCCAACACGCCCGCCAAGGTGGGCCTGGGCATGACGGGCCTGTACGCCACGCCGGCGTGCGCGGAAGCCGACCGCAATCGGGTGGACGCCCTGTTCGCCGCCGTGGGCGAGCGCATCTGGACCGATACCGAAGCCATGATCGACGCCGTGACCGCCGTGACGGGCAGCGGCCCCGGCTACGTGTTCCATTTCATGGCGGCTCTGGAAAAGGGGGCGTTGGAACTGGGCTTTTCGGCCGACGATGCGCGCCGCCTGGCCGTGTCCACGTTTCGAGGGGCGGCGGGCTTGGCAGCTAGCGAAGCGGTGCCACTGACGGAATTGCAGGAACGCGTCACGTCCAAGGGCGGCACCACCTACGCGGCGCTGTCGCACATGCGGGATGCCGGCGTGGCCGATGCGATCACGCAGGCGGTGCGCAAGGCCGAAGCGCGGGCGAGGGAGTTGTCGGCGGGCTGA
- a CDS encoding FAD-binding oxidoreductase: MTNGITLLDALTQALGADAILHTEADTAGYTEDWRGRYKGPALCVALPGNTQQVADIVRLCKAHATPVLPQGGNTSLCGGAVPAASGKPPVIVNLARMRRVRRVDAANNSMEVEAGCVLATVQDAAAAEGRLYPISLGAEGSCQIGGTIATNAGGTGVLRYGNTRDNILGLEVVLPDGTIWKGLTALRKNNTGFDLKHLFIGAEGTMGIVTAAVLKLHPLPTRHAVAWVAPDSPQAALDILGMFQRTCGSRLSAFEMIDSNQLDIVMAHVPGRKNPLDGTHPWHVLIELSDTGSGEELQDLLQQTLEQASERGLLHDAVLASNDTQRAALWEVRHSVSEGNKKAGVGLTTDSAVPVSSVPRFIDEATAAVRSLVPDLPVLIVAHLGDGNVHFIPFFTFDAWNALPDRDTMAADIRRAVNDVADALGGTFSAEHGVGRTSLAEMAHYKSPVELAMMRALKSTFDPANLFNPGRLLP, encoded by the coding sequence ATGACCAACGGCATCACCCTGCTAGACGCGTTGACCCAGGCCCTGGGCGCCGACGCCATCCTTCATACCGAGGCCGACACCGCGGGCTACACCGAAGACTGGCGCGGCCGGTACAAGGGGCCGGCGCTGTGCGTCGCCCTACCGGGCAACACGCAGCAGGTGGCCGACATCGTCAGGCTCTGCAAGGCGCATGCCACGCCGGTATTGCCCCAGGGTGGCAACACCAGCCTGTGCGGCGGCGCGGTGCCGGCCGCCAGCGGCAAGCCGCCCGTCATTGTGAACCTGGCCCGCATGCGTCGCGTGCGCCGGGTCGACGCGGCCAACAATTCCATGGAAGTCGAAGCAGGCTGCGTGTTGGCCACGGTGCAGGACGCCGCCGCCGCCGAAGGCCGGCTTTACCCGATCAGCCTGGGCGCCGAAGGCTCCTGCCAGATTGGCGGCACCATCGCCACCAACGCGGGCGGCACCGGCGTGCTGCGCTACGGCAATACCCGCGACAACATCCTGGGCCTGGAAGTGGTGCTGCCCGACGGCACCATCTGGAAAGGCCTGACGGCGCTGCGCAAGAACAACACGGGTTTCGACCTCAAGCATCTGTTCATCGGCGCCGAGGGCACGATGGGCATCGTCACCGCCGCCGTGCTCAAGCTGCATCCCCTGCCCACCCGCCACGCCGTGGCCTGGGTGGCGCCGGACAGCCCGCAAGCGGCGTTGGACATATTGGGCATGTTCCAACGCACCTGCGGTTCGCGCCTGTCTGCCTTTGAAATGATCGACAGCAACCAACTGGACATCGTGATGGCGCACGTGCCGGGGCGCAAGAATCCGCTGGACGGCACGCACCCGTGGCATGTGCTGATTGAACTGTCCGACACCGGCAGCGGCGAAGAACTGCAAGACCTGTTGCAGCAGACACTTGAGCAAGCTTCTGAACGTGGCCTGCTGCACGACGCCGTGCTGGCCAGCAACGACACCCAGCGCGCCGCGCTGTGGGAAGTGCGCCACAGCGTGTCCGAAGGCAATAAGAAAGCGGGCGTGGGGCTGACCACCGACAGCGCCGTGCCGGTCTCCAGCGTGCCGCGCTTTATCGACGAGGCCACCGCCGCCGTGCGCAGCTTGGTGCCGGACCTGCCCGTGCTGATCGTCGCGCATCTGGGCGATGGCAACGTGCACTTCATTCCCTTCTTCACGTTCGACGCCTGGAACGCCCTGCCCGACCGCGACACGATGGCCGCCGACATCCGCCGCGCCGTCAACGACGTGGCCGATGCGCTGGGCGGCACCTTCAGCGCCGAACACGGCGTGGGCCGCACGTCGCTGGCCGAGATGGCGCACTACAAGTCGCCGGTTGAGCTGGCGATGATGCGCGCATTGAAGTCCACCTTTGATCCCGCCAATTTGTTCAACCCCGGCCGCTTGCTGCCATGA
- a CDS encoding ABC transporter substrate-binding protein produces MKSIPHNASRRNALKSVAAGAAALAMPMIWTPSRAASKRIVVRDDGGIYSKAYGAVFYKPFSEATGIQVVGVQANAEPTAQIRSMVDTGNYTWDMAKISQPAILMLTEGGKVYLEKHGLESDPVISTIPKQYMSPFGVGNNVYTTVLAYRTDAFKGRRAPESWADFWNVKDIPGRRGLRKHPFDTIEEALMADGVPADKVYPCDIDRALASLDKIKPSVDVWWNTGAQVEQMLGSGEVDMIATWVSRAQSAIANGAPVQIVWDQNIWGCDNWAILKGSPNADACREFIKFASDPKRQASLVEYFAAGVTQPAAFDYIKADVARNCPTHPDNIKTGLHINAAYWLDKQRDVLERFNGWVLQ; encoded by the coding sequence ATGAAATCCATCCCCCACAACGCTTCGCGCCGCAACGCGCTGAAATCCGTCGCCGCCGGCGCCGCCGCCCTGGCCATGCCCATGATCTGGACGCCGTCGCGCGCGGCCTCCAAGCGCATCGTGGTGCGCGATGACGGCGGCATCTACAGCAAGGCGTATGGCGCCGTGTTCTACAAGCCGTTCTCGGAAGCGACCGGCATCCAGGTGGTGGGCGTGCAGGCAAACGCCGAGCCCACCGCACAGATCCGCAGCATGGTCGACACCGGCAACTACACCTGGGACATGGCCAAGATCAGCCAGCCGGCCATCTTGATGCTGACCGAAGGCGGCAAGGTCTATCTGGAAAAGCACGGCCTGGAATCCGACCCGGTCATCTCCACCATTCCGAAGCAATACATGTCGCCCTTTGGCGTGGGCAACAACGTCTACACCACCGTGCTGGCGTACCGCACCGACGCCTTCAAGGGCCGCCGCGCGCCCGAGTCGTGGGCCGATTTCTGGAACGTGAAAGACATCCCCGGCCGTCGTGGCCTGCGCAAGCACCCGTTCGACACCATCGAAGAAGCCCTGATGGCCGACGGCGTGCCCGCCGACAAGGTCTACCCCTGCGACATCGACCGCGCCCTGGCCAGCCTGGACAAGATCAAGCCGTCGGTGGACGTGTGGTGGAACACGGGCGCGCAGGTCGAACAGATGCTGGGATCGGGCGAAGTCGACATGATCGCCACCTGGGTGTCGCGCGCGCAATCGGCCATTGCCAATGGCGCGCCGGTGCAGATCGTGTGGGACCAGAACATCTGGGGCTGCGACAACTGGGCCATTCTGAAAGGCTCGCCCAACGCCGACGCCTGCCGCGAATTCATCAAGTTTGCGTCCGACCCCAAGCGCCAGGCGTCGCTGGTGGAGTACTTTGCCGCCGGCGTCACGCAGCCCGCCGCCTTTGACTACATCAAGGCGGACGTGGCGCGCAATTGCCCCACCCACCCCGACAACATCAAGACCGGCTTGCACATCAACGCGGCGTACTGGCTGGACAAGCAGCGCGACGTGCTTGAGCGTTTCAACGGCTGGGTCCTGCAGTAA
- a CDS encoding ABC transporter ATP-binding protein, whose product MSSSNLQISGLGKRYGDFVALAPTHLDVARGEFLTLLGPSGSGKTTLLSLIAGLAQPDEGRVLIDGTDVTYGAPYERDIGMVFQNYALFPHMSIEENIAFPLKMRKVPAAEARRRAHEALEMVRLPHVATRLPRELSGGQQQRIALARCMVYRPAIILMDEPLGALDKKLRDQMQLEIKRIHRELGTTIVYVTHDQEEAMTMSDRICLMNGGAIEQLGTPADLYFRPRTLFVADFLGESNLLQGEVTSVDGDTLTVKLAHQGVTGQALSNGAPIKAGQKVTVMLRPQNLRVGVGAAEPGLARPDLTRPDLTGTLLDVMVTGSLTKLYLDSGVPDAAPIVVAYPTQRQAEQYAIGQPLTVSWQAADAVAIAE is encoded by the coding sequence ATGTCTTCTTCCAATCTGCAAATTTCGGGCCTGGGCAAACGCTATGGCGATTTCGTTGCGCTGGCGCCCACGCACCTGGACGTCGCCCGCGGCGAATTCCTGACGCTGCTGGGTCCGTCCGGCTCGGGCAAGACCACCCTGTTGAGCCTGATCGCCGGCCTGGCGCAGCCCGACGAGGGCCGCGTGCTGATCGACGGCACCGACGTCACCTATGGCGCGCCGTACGAACGGGATATCGGCATGGTGTTCCAGAACTACGCGCTGTTTCCACACATGAGCATCGAGGAGAACATCGCGTTCCCCCTGAAGATGCGCAAGGTGCCGGCGGCCGAAGCGCGCCGCCGCGCGCACGAGGCGCTGGAAATGGTGCGCCTGCCGCACGTGGCCACGCGCCTGCCCCGCGAGTTGTCGGGCGGCCAGCAGCAACGCATTGCACTGGCGCGCTGCATGGTCTACCGCCCCGCCATCATCCTGATGGACGAACCGTTGGGCGCGCTGGACAAGAAGCTGCGCGACCAGATGCAGTTGGAGATCAAGCGCATCCACCGCGAGCTGGGCACCACCATCGTGTACGTCACGCATGACCAGGAAGAGGCCATGACGATGTCCGACCGCATCTGCCTGATGAACGGCGGCGCGATCGAACAACTGGGCACGCCGGCCGACCTGTACTTCCGCCCCCGTACCTTGTTCGTGGCCGATTTCCTGGGCGAATCGAACCTGCTGCAAGGCGAAGTCACGTCGGTGGACGGCGACACGCTGACCGTGAAGCTGGCGCATCAGGGCGTGACCGGCCAGGCGCTGTCCAACGGCGCCCCCATCAAGGCCGGCCAGAAGGTCACGGTGATGCTGCGTCCGCAGAACCTGCGCGTGGGCGTGGGCGCGGCCGAGCCCGGCCTGGCGCGGCCCGACCTGACGCGGCCCGACCTGACCGGCACGCTGCTGGACGTGATGGTGACCGGCAGCCTGACCAAGCTGTATCTGGACTCGGGCGTGCCAGACGCCGCGCCTATCGTCGTGGCGTATCCGACGCAGCGGCAGGCCGAGCAATACGCCATCGGACAACCCTTGACCGTTAGCTGGCAAGCCGCCGACGCAGTGGCGATTGCGGAGTGA
- a CDS encoding ABC transporter permease subunit has protein sequence MTTLATPRKRMSPGRRHFLMAAPLVVLLLVLLIYPVGQLLLLSVVDDQGFTLAQYHRLFDSSVYINVLLITLKISLWTTFFSVVAGYPVAYLISSLTAKRKTSLLFWVLLSFWTSFLVRTFAWVVLLGRNGVVNQLLQALGILDAPANLLYNFGSVLVGMVHALMPLAVLTMLSVMENIDRNLPRAASTLGARPGTAFWKIYFPLSMPGVAAAAIMVFVTAIGFFITPALLGGRKETMITQIIIDQVQQTMNWEFAGAVSVLLLVVVLVVFAIYDKVLGLSTMTGGASTRVRASGKESLSRRAGDAVLTVLANVSDALFALLPKRMRRSVSGTGQSRTLWWMVLIVLAFLSAPAFLMIPLSFDSGSGLTWPPKGFSLQWYEQMFTSPVWMQAITRSLIVGVGTGLLAMLIGTPAAFLLVRANMRGKSAMLAFVLSPIVVPRMIIAVGMFYFFARVGLVGSMIGLILAHTVVAVPYVVITMMAVLRNYDTRLDLAAQSLGAGPWSTLRFVTFPILGAGLMSSFLFAFATSFDELTIALFASGGLNATLPKQFWDEVTLQISPVIAAVSTCLFIFIAALIWLADRLRRRSLAN, from the coding sequence ATGACTACCCTTGCCACCCCTCGCAAGCGCATGAGCCCGGGCCGCCGCCATTTCCTGATGGCGGCGCCGCTGGTCGTGCTGTTATTGGTGCTGCTGATTTACCCGGTCGGCCAGTTGCTGTTGTTAAGCGTGGTCGACGACCAGGGCTTCACGCTGGCGCAGTACCACCGGCTGTTCGATTCGTCGGTGTATATCAACGTGCTGCTGATCACGTTGAAGATCTCGTTGTGGACGACGTTCTTCTCGGTGGTCGCGGGCTACCCCGTGGCCTACCTGATCTCCAGCCTGACGGCAAAGCGCAAGACCTCGCTGTTGTTCTGGGTGCTGCTGTCGTTCTGGACCAGCTTCCTGGTGCGCACCTTTGCGTGGGTGGTGCTGCTGGGCCGCAATGGCGTGGTGAACCAGTTACTGCAGGCGCTGGGCATCCTGGATGCGCCCGCCAACCTGCTCTACAACTTCGGTAGCGTGCTGGTGGGCATGGTGCATGCGCTGATGCCGCTGGCGGTGCTGACGATGCTGTCCGTCATGGAGAACATCGACCGCAACCTGCCGCGCGCCGCGTCCACGCTGGGCGCGCGCCCGGGCACCGCGTTCTGGAAGATCTATTTTCCGTTGTCGATGCCGGGTGTCGCGGCGGCGGCCATCATGGTGTTCGTGACTGCCATCGGCTTCTTCATCACGCCCGCGCTGCTGGGCGGGCGCAAGGAGACGATGATCACGCAGATCATCATCGACCAGGTGCAGCAGACCATGAACTGGGAGTTCGCCGGCGCCGTGTCGGTGCTGCTGCTGGTGGTGGTGCTGGTGGTGTTCGCCATCTACGACAAGGTGCTGGGCCTGTCCACCATGACGGGCGGCGCGTCTACCCGCGTGCGCGCATCCGGCAAGGAAAGCCTGTCGCGCCGCGCGGGTGATGCGGTGCTGACGGTGCTGGCCAATGTGTCGGATGCGCTGTTCGCGCTGCTGCCCAAGCGCATGCGGCGCTCGGTGTCGGGCACCGGGCAGTCGCGCACGCTGTGGTGGATGGTGCTGATTGTGCTGGCGTTTCTTAGCGCGCCGGCGTTCTTGATGATTCCGCTGTCGTTTGATTCCGGGTCCGGGCTGACGTGGCCGCCCAAGGGCTTTTCGCTGCAATGGTACGAGCAGATGTTCACGTCGCCCGTATGGATGCAGGCCATTACGCGGTCGCTGATCGTGGGGGTGGGCACGGGCTTGCTGGCGATGCTGATCGGCACGCCCGCCGCCTTCCTGCTGGTGCGCGCCAACATGCGCGGCAAGTCGGCGATGCTGGCCTTCGTGCTGTCGCCCATCGTGGTGCCGCGCATGATCATCGCCGTGGGCATGTTCTATTTCTTCGCCCGCGTGGGCCTGGTGGGCTCGATGATCGGCCTGATCCTGGCGCACACGGTGGTGGCGGTGCCGTATGTGGTGATCACGATGATGGCGGTGCTGCGCAACTACGACACGCGACTGGATCTGGCGGCGCAAAGCCTGGGCGCGGGGCCGTGGTCCACGCTGCGCTTCGTGACGTTCCCGATTCTTGGCGCGGGGCTGATGTCGTCGTTCCTGTTCGCGTTCGCCACGTCGTTCGATGAATTGACGATTGCGCTGTTCGCCTCGGGCGGTCTGAACGCCACGCTGCCCAAGCAGTTCTGGGACGAGGTGACGCTGCAGATTTCACCCGTGATTGCGGCGGTATCCACCTGCTTGTTCATTTTCATTGCCGCGCTGATCTGGCTGGCCGACAGGCTGCGCCGCCGCAGCCTGGCCAACTGA
- the dapA gene encoding 4-hydroxy-tetrahydrodipicolinate synthase, with translation MLNATHLRGVFPAIPTPVNADDTINATAAQALVAYLLKQGIDGIVPLGGTGEYGALARAERIRMCKLTVDAVAGRVPVIPGVLDPGFHDALQAGNEFADAGADALMVLTPYYTTPTQAGIRDYFLRYADASPLPVMIYEIPYRTRIAIAPEVLHELSRHENIIGMKACNTDMYHFLRTVAGVDESFAVFSGEDTLLPVHLAAGAKGGIVVTASLLPSAWKQVYSLAMEGRTSESMALHRRLIPLMNLAFAETNPGPMKSVMDLIGVNAPEVLDPLVAPAEGLQAALREELMPLLAEFEGVR, from the coding sequence ATGCTGAACGCAACCCATCTGCGCGGAGTCTTTCCCGCGATCCCGACGCCGGTCAACGCCGACGACACCATCAACGCCACGGCGGCCCAGGCGCTGGTGGCCTACCTGCTCAAGCAAGGCATCGACGGCATCGTGCCGTTGGGCGGCACGGGCGAGTACGGCGCGCTGGCCCGCGCCGAACGCATCCGCATGTGCAAGCTGACGGTGGACGCCGTGGCCGGCCGCGTGCCGGTGATCCCTGGTGTGCTGGACCCCGGCTTTCATGATGCGCTGCAAGCGGGCAATGAATTCGCGGATGCTGGCGCGGATGCCTTGATGGTGCTGACGCCGTACTACACGACCCCGACGCAAGCGGGCATACGCGATTATTTCCTGCGCTATGCGGACGCGTCGCCGCTGCCCGTGATGATCTACGAAATTCCGTACCGCACAAGGATTGCGATTGCGCCGGAGGTGCTGCATGAGCTGTCGCGCCATGAAAACATCATCGGCATGAAGGCCTGCAATACAGACATGTACCACTTCCTGCGCACGGTGGCGGGGGTGGATGAATCGTTCGCGGTGTTCAGCGGCGAAGACACCTTGTTGCCGGTGCATCTGGCCGCCGGCGCGAAGGGCGGGATCGTGGTGACGGCAAGCCTGCTGCCGTCGGCGTGGAAGCAGGTGTATTCGTTGGCAATGGAAGGTCGCACGAGTGAATCGATGGCACTGCATCGCCGCTTGATCCCGTTGATGAACCTGGCGTTCGCGGAAACGAATCCGGGGCCAATGAAGTCGGTGATGGATTTGATCGGAGTGAATGCGCCCGAGGTGCTGGATCCGTTGGTGGCGCCGGCGGAGGGGTTGCAGGCGGCGCTGCGTGAGGAGTTGATGCCGCTGTTGGCGGAGTTTGAGGGGGTGAGGTAG
- a CDS encoding IclR family transcriptional regulator, with protein MRKTSIDDTQEPQAPTATRSSLFVGSTEKAFQVLHAFDGSKRHMTLADIARESGLDRSATQRLVYTLETLGYLRRIPDTRNYGLTPKVLQFSYNYVRANELIDKASPYLLDISRTLGETTNLQELDGHEIVFVARFPGHHLVNVDIAVGSRLPAFFTASGTAILSRLSDEHRREILAQTRLESITPYTEVNPEKLLDRVQRVAEKGYAIIVNETVLGDISVAAPVTDHRGFAVAAINISVPTTRWTVARVEAELAPHVQVAATSISKSKFAGYSR; from the coding sequence GTGCGCAAAACAAGCATCGACGACACACAAGAACCGCAGGCGCCCACCGCAACCCGGTCGTCGCTGTTTGTCGGTTCCACAGAAAAAGCATTTCAGGTGTTGCACGCCTTCGACGGTTCAAAACGGCACATGACCCTGGCCGACATCGCGCGTGAGTCGGGCCTGGACCGCAGCGCCACGCAGCGCTTGGTCTACACGCTGGAAACGCTGGGCTATCTGCGCCGCATCCCGGATACGCGCAACTATGGGCTGACGCCGAAAGTGCTGCAGTTTTCGTACAACTATGTGCGCGCGAACGAGCTGATCGACAAGGCATCGCCGTATCTGCTGGACATCAGCCGCACGCTGGGTGAAACGACGAACCTGCAAGAGCTGGACGGCCACGAGATCGTCTTCGTGGCACGCTTTCCCGGCCATCATCTGGTTAACGTGGACATCGCTGTCGGCAGTCGCCTGCCGGCATTTTTCACGGCGTCAGGCACGGCGATCTTGTCACGGCTGTCGGATGAGCATCGCCGCGAGATTCTGGCGCAGACCAGGCTGGAATCGATCACACCGTATACCGAAGTGAACCCCGAGAAGTTGCTGGACCGCGTGCAGCGCGTGGCCGAAAAAGGCTACGCGATCATCGTGAACGAGACGGTGTTGGGCGATATTTCAGTGGCGGCGCCCGTGACGGACCATCGCGGGTTCGCGGTGGCCGCCATCAATATTTCGGTCCCCACGACACGTTGGACAGTGGCCCGCGTCGAAGCCGAATTGGCCCCCCACGTGCAGGTGGCGGCCACATCGATTTCAAAATCGAAGTTCGCGGGGTATTCGAGGTAG
- a CDS encoding phytanoyl-CoA dioxygenase family protein — protein MSGFLHDDQIAVLRKQGFVVARQFADPSQVASLRALAQRHLAEHVAPIEYEADLQYPGAPASRGAEGGLTVRRLLNAYARDPLFAQWATDPRIGQWLGRYFDEPPVLSTVHHNCVMTKHPAYGSLTGWHQDIRYWSFSDTDLVSCWLALGPETRNNGGLSFIPGSHAAAFAPEQFDDKKFFREDVPQNTDWIARAVCPELQAGDVVFFHCRTLHAAQGNRSDQVKLSVVHTYHPASCQPVAGTRSASQPGVPLMVAAESD, from the coding sequence ATGTCCGGGTTTCTGCATGATGATCAGATAGCCGTCCTGCGCAAGCAGGGCTTTGTGGTGGCCCGCCAGTTCGCGGACCCCAGCCAGGTGGCCTCGCTGCGCGCGCTGGCCCAGCGCCACTTGGCGGAGCATGTGGCGCCCATCGAATACGAAGCCGACCTGCAATACCCCGGCGCGCCCGCGTCGCGCGGGGCTGAAGGCGGCTTGACGGTGCGGCGCTTGTTGAACGCCTATGCCCGCGACCCTTTGTTTGCGCAATGGGCGACGGACCCGCGCATTGGCCAGTGGTTGGGGCGTTACTTCGACGAACCGCCCGTGCTGTCCACGGTTCATCACAACTGCGTGATGACCAAGCACCCGGCCTACGGCAGCCTGACGGGGTGGCATCAAGACATTCGATATTGGTCTTTTTCGGACACCGACCTGGTTTCCTGTTGGCTGGCCCTGGGGCCCGAAACGCGCAACAACGGCGGTTTGTCTTTCATCCCGGGTTCCCACGCGGCGGCCTTTGCGCCCGAACAATTCGACGACAAGAAATTCTTTCGCGAAGACGTGCCGCAAAATACCGATTGGATTGCGCGCGCGGTGTGCCCCGAGCTTCAGGCCGGCGACGTGGTGTTCTTCCACTGCCGAACGTTGCACGCGGCGCAAGGTAATCGTAGTGATCAAGTGAAGCTGTCGGTGGTGCACACCTATCACCCCGCGTCATGCCAGCCCGTGGCGGGCACCCGTTCGGCATCGCAGCCCGGCGTGCCGCTGATGGTGGCTGCTGAAAGTGATTGA